In Kangiella profundi, one DNA window encodes the following:
- the tmpT gene encoding thiopurine S-methyltransferase, with protein MDFEFWDNCWNRESQPFHLAEAHTFLVKYVQELFSTEHKVFVPLSGKSLDLLFLAEKGFYPVGVEFNPKAVHKFIDENKLQFESKELVAESGNQLICYQNDSMAVWLADFFDITSEHVGKFKQVYDRAAFIALPESMRKDYARHLKSLLDENATILLVTMDYVPDEMSGPPFHITLDEIKQQFPEGQVEELCRCSLLDTHPRWKELELSRLDEVLYKITF; from the coding sequence ATGGATTTTGAATTCTGGGATAACTGCTGGAATCGAGAGTCTCAGCCTTTTCATTTGGCTGAGGCGCACACCTTTCTTGTGAAATATGTTCAAGAGCTGTTTTCAACTGAACATAAAGTCTTTGTACCCTTATCCGGCAAATCACTGGATTTGCTTTTTCTTGCAGAGAAAGGGTTCTATCCGGTAGGAGTTGAGTTTAATCCTAAGGCCGTTCATAAATTTATTGATGAAAATAAATTACAATTTGAGTCGAAAGAGCTGGTAGCAGAAAGTGGTAACCAACTTATTTGCTACCAGAATGACTCAATGGCTGTTTGGCTGGCGGATTTCTTTGATATCACAAGTGAGCATGTCGGTAAGTTCAAACAGGTCTATGACCGTGCAGCTTTTATAGCACTGCCTGAGTCGATGCGTAAAGATTACGCCAGGCACTTGAAGTCACTTCTTGATGAAAACGCAACCATACTTCTAGTTACCATGGATTATGTACCTGATGAAATGTCAGGCCCTCCGTTCCACATCACTTTAGACGAAATCAAGCAGCAGTTTCCTGAAGGACAGGTTGAGGAATTGTGCCGTTGCAGTCTGCTTGATACTCATCCACGCTGGAAAGAACTTGAGTTAAGTCGTTTAGATGAAGTCCTCTACAAAATTACGTTTTAA
- a CDS encoding S9 family peptidase → MNKQTTPYGLWQSPISPEMLASKSTRYGQMQLIEDTIYWLESRPHEQGRGVIVRSQNGKREDVTPKGFNVRTRVHEYAGGDFWGRGEYLLFADDSNQQLCLQNLSTNSVEFITPEPPVKRSLRYCDGEVAPNMTYTVCVHERHEADDVINELIVVSLSAPFTKQVIVQGADFYSNPRISPDGKQLCWISWNHPNMPWDETELWLADISASGEITNLRKVAGGDNVSVYHPFWSVDNQLYYVADPDGWWHIYRLGSEQPVHDKLDIEFGLPQWVFGCRTVQWLDDKNLVAIGTRQGQQALYHISLETGAVELFSNNWTAFNGQMVTGENELYFMAANPKTGEAVYQVNLQNKQTRQLTESDKDQLEDYISIPQHIEFPTSGNQKAYGYFYPPKNPEFEGPIDEKPPLIVLSHGGPTGMTDNGLNLTIQYWTSRGFAVADVNYRGSTGYGRAYRDSLKGQWGILDVDDCIAMGQYLAQEGLVDGTRMAIRGGSAGGYTTLCALTFHDVFKAGMSRYGVAELVSLSQDSHKFEIRYLDSVVGPYPERADLYHERSPVNHTELLSCPILILQGLEDKVVPPNQAEAMVEALKEKGLPYEYITFEGEGHGFRKPETIIKAFTAELEFYQKHLL, encoded by the coding sequence ATGAATAAACAAACTACTCCTTATGGTCTTTGGCAATCGCCAATTTCTCCAGAAATGCTGGCCAGTAAATCAACTCGCTATGGTCAGATGCAGTTAATTGAAGATACCATTTACTGGCTGGAATCACGTCCGCACGAACAAGGCCGTGGCGTCATAGTACGCTCTCAAAATGGTAAGAGAGAGGATGTAACGCCAAAAGGTTTTAATGTGCGTACGCGCGTCCACGAATATGCTGGTGGTGATTTTTGGGGTAGAGGTGAGTATTTACTATTTGCAGATGACTCTAATCAACAGCTGTGCCTGCAAAACCTGAGCACCAACAGCGTTGAGTTTATTACCCCTGAGCCGCCTGTAAAACGTAGCTTGCGATACTGTGATGGCGAAGTAGCGCCTAACATGACTTATACCGTTTGTGTGCATGAGAGGCATGAGGCGGATGACGTTATCAATGAGCTGATAGTGGTTTCGCTTTCTGCGCCATTTACCAAGCAGGTTATAGTGCAGGGCGCTGATTTTTATTCCAATCCACGAATCAGTCCCGATGGCAAACAGTTATGCTGGATCAGCTGGAATCACCCAAACATGCCGTGGGATGAAACTGAGCTGTGGCTGGCCGATATTTCTGCATCTGGCGAGATTACTAATCTGCGCAAAGTAGCTGGAGGTGACAATGTTTCCGTTTATCATCCTTTCTGGTCAGTAGACAACCAGCTGTACTACGTCGCTGATCCAGATGGCTGGTGGCATATCTACCGTTTAGGTTCTGAGCAGCCGGTGCATGACAAACTGGATATTGAGTTTGGCCTACCACAGTGGGTTTTTGGTTGTCGAACTGTCCAATGGCTGGATGATAAGAATCTGGTTGCCATCGGCACCAGGCAGGGGCAACAGGCGCTTTATCACATCAGTCTTGAAACAGGCGCTGTCGAACTATTTAGCAACAACTGGACAGCCTTTAATGGGCAGATGGTAACTGGTGAGAATGAGCTGTATTTTATGGCAGCCAATCCGAAGACTGGCGAAGCAGTTTATCAGGTTAATCTGCAAAACAAACAAACTCGTCAGTTAACGGAAAGTGATAAAGATCAGCTGGAAGATTATATTTCTATACCCCAGCATATTGAATTTCCAACCTCAGGCAATCAAAAAGCCTATGGCTACTTTTACCCGCCCAAGAACCCAGAGTTTGAAGGGCCAATAGATGAAAAACCGCCATTAATTGTCCTGAGCCACGGTGGGCCAACGGGCATGACGGATAATGGCTTAAATCTGACCATCCAGTATTGGACCAGTCGTGGCTTTGCGGTTGCGGATGTGAATTATCGCGGTAGTACGGGTTATGGTCGTGCCTATCGTGATAGCCTGAAAGGTCAATGGGGCATCCTCGATGTTGACGACTGCATTGCCATGGGGCAATACCTTGCGCAAGAAGGCTTGGTGGATGGTACCAGAATGGCCATCAGAGGCGGCTCTGCTGGCGGCTACACAACTTTATGTGCGCTAACCTTCCATGATGTCTTTAAAGCTGGTATGAGCCGTTACGGCGTTGCTGAGTTGGTTTCTTTGTCTCAAGATAGCCATAAGTTTGAAATACGCTATTTGGACTCTGTCGTAGGACCTTATCCTGAGCGTGCAGATTTGTATCATGAGCGCTCACCGGTGAACCATACAGAATTGCTTTCATGTCCGATTTTGATATTGCAAGGGTTGGAGGATAAGGTGGTTCCGCCCAATCAAGCTGAAGCTATGGTTGAGGCACTTAAGGAAAAGGGGCTACCTTATGAATACATCACTTTCGAAGGGGAAGGGCATGGCTTCCGGAAACCGGAAACTATTATTAAAGCATTTACCGCTGAGCTGGAGTTTTATCAGAAGCATTTACTCTAG
- a CDS encoding dicarboxylate/amino acid:cation symporter, translating to MNLSLKILIYMVAGALVGVLFLQFGDYQCAKGISKEACSAIQDDSWAYTYFVNGIFEVGGSWFINALKMLMVPLVLVSLVCGVSSLADPSKLGKLSLKSIGLYLLTTSIALIGALSLASVFKPGVGMDIGDANFDASDKPPLTQVLIDIIPTNPFTAMVSEKMLQIIVFAILVGLAITMAGEKGKRIGNWFNDVNKVVMELVNIIMRFAPYGVFFLIAKTFAEFPFDKIAGSLGAYFALVVGGLILHALITYGALITFLARLNPINFFKGMWPAMLTAFGTSSSNATLPVTMRCVEKNLGVHRNTYSFTLPLGATINMDGTAIMQGVATLFIAQAYSVDLSMAQLLTVVLTATLASIGTAGVPSVGLIMLSGVLTQVNLPVEAIGMILGIDRLLDMTRTAVNITGDAAVSVIVAKSENELDKDVYNHPKVHSEFDD from the coding sequence ATGAATCTCAGTTTAAAAATTCTGATCTATATGGTCGCAGGTGCGTTGGTTGGCGTACTTTTCCTGCAATTTGGCGACTATCAATGCGCAAAGGGTATTTCAAAAGAGGCTTGTTCAGCGATTCAAGATGATAGCTGGGCCTATACCTATTTCGTTAATGGCATTTTTGAAGTTGGCGGAAGCTGGTTCATCAATGCATTGAAAATGCTAATGGTTCCGCTAGTGCTGGTGTCCCTGGTATGCGGTGTCAGCTCTCTTGCAGATCCATCTAAACTGGGAAAATTAAGCTTAAAGTCGATAGGTCTTTACCTACTAACAACATCAATTGCATTAATCGGTGCTTTGTCACTTGCTTCGGTATTCAAGCCCGGTGTAGGTATGGATATTGGTGACGCAAATTTTGATGCGAGCGATAAGCCACCGTTAACTCAAGTATTGATTGATATTATTCCCACCAATCCATTTACAGCAATGGTTAGCGAAAAGATGTTACAAATCATTGTATTTGCAATCTTGGTTGGCCTTGCCATCACCATGGCTGGTGAAAAAGGGAAACGAATTGGTAACTGGTTTAATGACGTCAACAAAGTGGTCATGGAGCTGGTCAACATCATTATGCGATTTGCGCCTTATGGTGTCTTCTTCCTGATTGCTAAAACTTTTGCTGAATTTCCATTCGATAAAATTGCAGGCTCTCTTGGTGCATACTTTGCTCTAGTGGTAGGTGGATTAATTCTTCATGCTTTAATAACTTACGGTGCTTTAATTACTTTCCTGGCACGCCTTAACCCTATTAATTTCTTCAAAGGGATGTGGCCAGCCATGCTTACAGCATTTGGTACTTCCAGTAGTAACGCCACTTTGCCAGTAACCATGCGTTGCGTTGAAAAAAACTTGGGTGTTCACCGCAATACCTATTCATTTACCCTACCACTAGGTGCAACTATTAACATGGATGGCACTGCCATCATGCAAGGTGTTGCAACACTGTTTATTGCTCAAGCTTATAGTGTTGATTTAAGTATGGCGCAGTTATTGACGGTAGTTCTAACAGCAACGCTTGCTTCAATCGGCACTGCGGGCGTGCCTAGTGTAGGCCTTATTATGCTTTCAGGTGTGCTTACACAAGTTAACTTACCAGTCGAAGCGATTGGCATGATTTTAGGTATTGACCGATTGCTGGATATGACCCGTACCGCAGTTAATATTACTGGTGATGCTGCAGTCAGTGTGATTGTAGCCAAAAGTGAGAATGAACTGGATAAGGATGTTTATAATCATCCTAAAGTTCACAGCGAGTTTGATGATTAA
- a CDS encoding BlaI/MecI/CopY family transcriptional regulator codes for MSQSMSIRVSEAEKNVMDILWQESPLTSTEVVERLQTQDWSEKTVKTFLNRLVKKGVVTFQKDGRRYLYSPAIERDEFLADESESFLDKVFKGNIKELLATFVDNKQLSKDELDYLKGLLADKESKDVE; via the coding sequence ATGAGTCAAAGTATGTCAATCAGAGTGAGTGAAGCAGAAAAGAATGTAATGGATATTCTGTGGCAGGAATCTCCATTAACCAGCACTGAGGTCGTGGAACGTCTCCAAACTCAGGACTGGAGTGAAAAGACGGTAAAAACCTTTCTTAATCGTTTGGTGAAGAAAGGGGTTGTGACTTTTCAGAAAGATGGTCGTCGCTATTTGTACTCTCCCGCCATAGAGCGCGATGAGTTCCTGGCCGACGAGAGCGAAAGTTTTCTGGATAAAGTCTTTAAAGGAAATATCAAAGAGTTGCTTGCCACCTTTGTGGACAATAAGCAGTTGTCGAAGGATGAGCTAGATTATTTAAAAGGCTTGTTGGCCGACAAGGAGAGCAAGGATGTTGAGTGA
- a CDS encoding TonB family protein translates to MLSDLKMNGWLDAFWHFNLDLSVIVLTVLIVRFFIRKTTKSYNSYLLWLAIPLGFVVAKIIASIDFSSANSDYIGQAVSVMIAKPVETLQNYQWLGALWLTGTTLLLLRLIIQHVELRKDLKKIERPINELPGFNLIRKSRYQVIAVDYKEMSPAVYGFIKPTIYFPIHVAKQLSVQQIQLIIEHEEQHIKQKHLWLNLLWDVLVCIGWFNPLIYIARKNFRHDQELFCDYLVLNKGNHNRTKDYGHALLSTVSATHSVSLLCSWKVFNQLEERIMNITEPLNKTGKIVMTLGAAFVLSCCAVYAANKEPKEERVITTENIVIDDEGNKKVVLEFSEGDGITYLQENDNYYIVEDGNKRPMTDKERKEFEQKHEEAQKRIYMTEQELMLVEEELENAHRVLVLHEDDLQEVEIEIENAHKALAEAQREIEIDYQNGNISKEEMEQAREAILKAKEEMSSGKMKQRIRVDMERARADLEKARADVEKQRYLREVDIRKIRSGDASGTKSVEATINENGVIYKKVNGAYTIEENSQTRSMTNGEIVEFEKRLQNIPEPPMMRDPSSPSAPPTPESPAEAQNIIYEKSEIRVTDPVNVNEKAIPTFTKPPEYPKYAAENGIAGHVMFKFDVDTDGKPYNIRATESEPEGVFDEVAMNAIEQWKFEKNKQAKDISYMLEFQLE, encoded by the coding sequence ATGTTGAGTGATCTAAAAATGAACGGCTGGCTGGATGCTTTCTGGCATTTTAACCTTGATTTAAGTGTTATAGTCCTGACCGTACTTATTGTTCGTTTTTTTATCAGAAAAACCACCAAAAGTTATAACTCTTACCTACTTTGGCTAGCCATACCTCTTGGCTTTGTGGTTGCCAAAATTATTGCATCCATTGATTTTAGTAGTGCTAACTCTGATTACATCGGTCAGGCGGTATCTGTCATGATAGCCAAGCCTGTAGAGACACTGCAGAACTACCAGTGGCTTGGAGCGCTCTGGTTAACAGGTACAACCCTGTTACTGTTGAGACTGATTATTCAGCATGTTGAACTCAGAAAAGACTTAAAAAAAATTGAAAGACCAATCAATGAATTGCCTGGTTTTAATTTAATCAGAAAGAGTCGATATCAGGTTATTGCCGTTGACTATAAAGAAATGTCACCGGCGGTGTATGGCTTTATCAAACCTACCATTTATTTCCCAATTCACGTAGCAAAACAGCTATCAGTTCAGCAAATACAGCTCATTATCGAGCACGAAGAACAGCATATAAAACAGAAGCATTTATGGTTAAACCTTTTATGGGATGTCTTAGTCTGCATTGGTTGGTTTAATCCGCTCATTTATATTGCTCGAAAGAATTTTAGACATGACCAGGAGTTATTCTGTGATTATTTGGTGCTTAATAAAGGTAACCACAATCGCACGAAAGATTATGGTCATGCGCTTTTATCAACAGTTTCTGCCACTCACTCTGTAAGTCTACTTTGCTCATGGAAGGTTTTTAACCAACTTGAGGAAAGAATCATGAATATCACAGAACCACTAAATAAAACTGGCAAGATAGTTATGACATTGGGTGCCGCCTTTGTCCTTAGCTGTTGCGCCGTTTATGCAGCCAATAAGGAGCCGAAAGAAGAACGTGTTATTACCACTGAAAACATAGTCATTGATGATGAAGGAAACAAGAAAGTTGTTCTTGAGTTCAGTGAAGGCGACGGAATTACCTATCTACAGGAAAATGACAACTACTATATTGTAGAAGATGGCAACAAACGTCCGATGACGGATAAGGAACGCAAAGAGTTTGAGCAAAAGCATGAAGAGGCTCAAAAGCGTATATACATGACGGAGCAAGAGTTAATGCTTGTCGAGGAAGAACTGGAGAATGCTCATAGAGTATTGGTGTTGCATGAAGATGATCTTCAGGAAGTTGAGATTGAAATAGAAAATGCGCACAAAGCGCTCGCAGAAGCCCAGCGTGAAATTGAGATAGATTATCAAAATGGAAACATCTCCAAAGAGGAAATGGAACAAGCTAGAGAAGCCATCCTGAAAGCCAAAGAAGAAATGTCTAGCGGCAAGATGAAACAGCGAATCCGTGTCGATATGGAGCGAGCTAGAGCCGATTTGGAAAAGGCGCGTGCTGATGTTGAGAAGCAAAGATATTTAAGGGAAGTTGACATTCGCAAAATAAGATCTGGCGATGCTTCCGGAACCAAATCTGTGGAGGCTACCATTAATGAGAATGGAGTTATTTATAAAAAAGTAAATGGTGCCTATACCATCGAGGAAAATAGTCAAACACGTTCGATGACCAATGGTGAAATCGTTGAGTTTGAAAAGCGTCTTCAAAATATTCCAGAACCTCCAATGATGCGAGATCCTTCATCACCTTCAGCACCACCAACACCTGAGAGTCCAGCAGAAGCCCAAAACATCATTTACGAAAAGAGCGAAATTAGGGTAACGGATCCAGTGAATGTTAATGAGAAAGCTATCCCAACATTTACTAAGCCACCAGAGTATCCAAAATACGCTGCAGAAAATGGAATTGCTGGCCATGTAATGTTTAAGTTTGATGTGGATACGGATGGCAAACCATATAATATTCGTGCTACTGAATCAGAGCCTGAGGGCGTGTTTGATGAGGTCGCTATGAATGCCATTGAGCAATGGAAGTTTGAGAAGAATAAGCAAGCTAAAGATATTAGCTATATGCTTGAGTTCCAGCTTGAATAA